Proteins found in one Candidatus Omnitrophota bacterium genomic segment:
- a CDS encoding 4-hydroxy-tetrahydrodipicolinate reductase, whose amino-acid sequence MIKVCIAGSSGKMGKAIAESVLSASGIEIGALLERADSPDIGGVIHGHKVSADIKLAGSACDCLIDFTAPEATLEHLSFFDGSAVIGTTGFTASQADEIRKYAEKFPVVFAPNMSKGVNLFFSLVRRAAEKLQEYDIEVVEAHHNKKKDSPSGTALKLVEEIKSVRQLNDVYGRHGMTGARKKDEIGIHSVRAGDIVGEHSVMFAGPGECFEISHRAYSRSCFAEGAVAAALWLEGRKPGIYGMDEVLGL is encoded by the coding sequence ATGATAAAAGTCTGCATAGCCGGCTCGTCCGGAAAAATGGGAAAGGCCATAGCGGAAAGTGTTTTGTCGGCTTCGGGCATAGAAATAGGGGCTCTTCTGGAAAGAGCGGATTCCCCCGATATCGGAGGAGTAATTCACGGACACAAGGTGAGCGCGGATATAAAGCTTGCCGGTTCCGCCTGCGATTGTCTTATTGATTTTACCGCGCCGGAGGCGACTCTTGAGCATCTTTCATTTTTTGATGGCTCCGCCGTCATAGGCACAACGGGTTTTACGGCGTCTCAGGCGGATGAAATCAGAAAGTACGCTGAAAAATTCCCCGTGGTTTTTGCCCCGAACATGAGTAAGGGCGTCAATCTTTTCTTTTCTCTTGTCCGCCGTGCGGCTGAAAAATTACAGGAGTATGACATTGAAGTGGTGGAGGCCCACCACAACAAAAAAAAGGATTCGCCTTCGGGGACAGCCCTGAAGCTCGTTGAAGAGATAAAAAGCGTACGGCAGCTCAATGATGTTTATGGAAGGCATGGTATGACCGGCGCGCGTAAAAAGGATGAAATAGGTATACATTCAGTAAGGGCAGGGGATATTGTGGGCGAGCACAGCGTGATGTTCGCGGGTCCGGGCGAATGTTTTGAGATATCCCACAGGGCTTATTCAAGAAGTTGTTTTGCGGAAGGCGCCGTCGCGGCGGCGCTGTGGCTTGAAGGCAGAAAGCCGGGCATTTACGGCATGGATGAGGTGCTGGGTTTATGA